From Musa acuminata AAA Group cultivar baxijiao chromosome BXJ3-8, Cavendish_Baxijiao_AAA, whole genome shotgun sequence, one genomic window encodes:
- the LOC103974118 gene encoding E3 ubiquitin-protein ligase ATL31-like, producing the protein MATTPHRHMIGYRQGNTSIHFVLALLLVAPRCGAQSSAMSQNYYGQTNPSNISPSIATVIVVLISAFFFLAFFSFYIRQCAGASVAVHQRDGVAGRVRSGRRSGPTGLSVEVLETFPMMAYAEAKALKVGRGALECAVCLSEFEDDEALRLLPGCYHVFHPDCIDAWLASHITCPVCRYDLSVASLEPPLAISTADPTPENADPLPDHVVVTDRAPTDQEAIELARIGSERREARSRRGRRSAKLPRSHSTGHSLVQSGDGQREDVDRYTLRLPDHIRQEIFAARKFHRSASCVAFPVAGEGSSRPGYCGGAAEGEGSNRVARSVRLGISDRWPSFLIRTLSLTVPAWKRGEGEGSAKKAEAEGSSRGRFGGVRTPFDCLGGGGARFNVPGDERGPAQ; encoded by the coding sequence ATGGCGACGACGCCCCATCGCCATATGATCGGCTACCGACAAGGGAATACGTCCATCCACTTCGTGCTCGCGCTGCTTCTCGTCGCCCCCCGATGCGGTGCCCAGTCCTCAGCCATGAGCCAAAACTACTATGGCCAGACCAACCCCTCCAACATCAGCCCCTCGATAGCCACCGTCATCGTCGTCCTCATCAGCGCCTTCTTTTTCCtcgccttcttctccttctacATCCGCCAGTGCGCCGGCGCATCAGTCGCCGTCCATCAACGGGACGGCGTTGCAGGGCGGGTTCGGTCGGGGCGACGAAGTGGGCCGACAGGGCTGAGCGTGGAGGTTCTGGAGACGTTTCCGATGATGGCGTATGCGGAGGCGAAGGCGCTCAAGGTGGGGAGGGGCGCGCTCGAGTGCGCGGTGTGCCTCAGTGAGTTCGAAGACGATGAGGCACTCCGCCTCCTCCCCGGCTGCTACCACGTCTTCCATCCCGACTGCATAGACGCCTGGCTCGCCTCCCACATCACCTGCCCCGTCTGCCGCTACGACCTCTCCGTCGCCTCTCTCGAGCCGCCCCTTGCCATCTCCACCGCAGACCCGACGCCCGAGAACGCTGACCCACTGCCGGATCACGTGGTTGTCACTGATCGGGCCCCGACGGACCAGGAAGCGATCGAGTTGGCCCGGATCGGAAGCGAGAGGCGGGAGGCGCGGTCCAGACGTGGGCGACGGTCGGCGAAGCTCCCGCGATCTCACTCGACCGGGCACTCCTTGGTGCAGTCCGGGGATGGGCAGAGGGAAGACGTCGACAGATACACGTTGAGGTTGCCTGATCACATACGGCAGGAGATCTTCGCGGCCCGAAAGTTCCACCGGTCCGCAAGCTGCGTCGCGTTCCCGGTCGCCGGGGAGGGGAGCTCGCGGCCAGGGTACTGCGGCGGCGCCGCGGAAGGGGAAGGGAGCAACCGCGTCGCTAGGAGCGTGCGGCTAGGGATTTCGGACCGGTGGCCCTCCTTCCTCATCCGGACACTCTCGTTGACAGTCCCAGCGTGGAAGAGAGGGGAGGGAGAGGGGTCGGCGAAGAAGGCGGAGGCAGAGGGCTCCTCGAGGGGGAGGTTCGGCGGCGTGAGAACGCCCTTCGACTGCCTCGGAGGCGGCGGCGCAAGGTTCAACGTTCCCGGCGACGAGCGGGGCCCTGCGCAGTGA
- the LOC103974121 gene encoding uncharacterized protein LOC103974121, which yields MGGKGGSSSPSSSPALPVCCMCGDRGLSEELFRCRSCLVRFQHKYCSNLYPRAECYRACNWCLSDRKENKPVADSSIDQINSVSSPSNSNGGFGSGNELQRCSSPSPLHHDKPIKKQRLPDKASSSSIESVRSETRTQPKQAFRGRVKRIAATISAFQTVFWGRYNLSDNLDSCGSIKLSPQSSSTTVFEGVGVTTGSGDAFPLTGCHYDGPAGLEDPSCISNWKNPKGYTISLDKRPAADGRDLREVQVDDNLAKLSEALYVAEHKAREAVAMRSKVQREMMMNEKERKKERKEPEQELRAVAQKARSETTGNASAPADTETGEQEEQHKETIEERRERLQRDQIREERRRERERERRLENRDAAVAKKSKTTRDRNRDVSEKVALGMANNILGGEEVTIYDQRLFSQDKGMNSGFAAEDQYDVYDKDLFTAQPTVSTLCRPQC from the exons ATGGGAGGGAAAGGAGGCTCGTCGTCTCCGTCCTCTTCACCGGCGCTTCCCGTCTGTTGCATGTGCGGTGATCGCGGCCTGTCAGAGGAACTCTTCCGATGCAGATCCTGCCTCGTTAGGTTTCAGCACAA ATACTGCAGCAATCTCTACCCGAGAGCTGAGTGCTATCGCGCGTGCAATTGGTGCTTAAGCGATCGAAAAGAAAATAAGCCCGTGGCAGACTCCTCCATAGATCAGATCAACTCCGTGTCTTCCCCCTCTAATAGCAATGGTGGATTCGGTTCAGGAAATGAGTTACAACGCTGTTCCTCACCGTCCCCATTGCACCACGACAAGCCCATCAAGAAGCAAAGACTGCCCGACAAAGCATCATCGAGCTCGATCGAAAGCGTGAGATCCGAGACGCGGACGCAACCCAAGCAAGCCTTTCGAGGTAGAGTCAAGAG GATTGCGGCTACCATTTCGGCCTTTCAAACAGTTTTTTGGGGGCGTTACAATCTTTCTGATAATTTAGATTCCTGTGGATCCATCAAGTTGAGCCCCCAAAGTTCAAGCACAACAGTCTTTGAGGGCGTCGGGGTCACCACCGGTTCCGGTGATGCATTCCCCCTCACGGGCTGTCACTATGACGGACCAGCAGGACTGGAGGATCCCTCGTGCATCTCGAATTGGAAGAACCCGAAAGGCTACACGATTTCTTTGGACAAGCGTCCGGCTGCGGATGGCAGGGATCTCCGGGAAGTGCAGGTCGATGACAACTTGGCGAAGCTCTCCGAGGCCTTGTATGTGGCGGAGCACAAGGCAAGAGAGGCTGTTGCAATGCGATCAAAGGTGCAGAGGGAGATGATGATgaatgagaaagaaagaaagaaagaaagaaaggagccGGAGCAGGAGCTCCGTGCAGTGGCTCAAAAGGCTCGTTCTGAGACGACCGGCAATGCTTCAGCACCTGCCGATACTGAAACAGGAGAACAAGAAGAACAGCACAAGGAGACaatcgaggaacggagagagcggCTGCAGCGCGATCAAATCCGTGAAGAGCGTAGAcgtgagagggagagggagagaaggtTGGAGAATAGGGATGCCGCAGTGGCGAAGAAGAGCAAGACCACCAGGGATAGGAATCGAGATGTCAGTGAGAAGGTTGCTCTGGGCATGGCTAATAACATACTTGGGGGTGAGGAGGTCACAATATACGATCAGAGGCTCTTTAGCCAGGACAAGGGCATGAATTCTGGGTTCGCTGCCGAGGACCAGTACGACGTATATGATAAGGACCTGTTCACGGCACAGCCCACAGTATCTACGCTATGCAGGCCACAGTGCTAA